The following proteins are co-located in the Brevibacillus laterosporus DSM 25 genome:
- a CDS encoding amidase domain-containing protein, giving the protein MIRSVHPEMEGSIRMVGEAWRKEVNQYLGEVDRALLSLDFSISPQQLQITEEAKKAIRYWQAAWLRWKSVQHDSDSWSLQAVHTKLTPIYEAVCSSNVMVSGLLHRRIYFRPAPSAPLEFYEMQTTEQIKLISDDGSLWNFEQVWGMPMPLFHGSDSDLTNSMNSKEKRNPSHNNLPNPEVDSEIHPVVLSYSYNREAAVAYANQFWETPNPAYPYFQDDCTNFISQCLHAGGIPMIFTNSRAKGWWYRHRKEGWSFSWAIANSLESLLAKGGAPFYAQQRGTPQELEIGDIICYDFTGDGRWDHNTIVVAKDEQGFPLVNAHTFNAQYRFWEYLDSTAYTPAIKYRFFHVMAVEN; this is encoded by the coding sequence TTGATCAGAAGCGTACATCCCGAAATGGAAGGGAGCATACGTATGGTTGGAGAAGCTTGGAGGAAGGAAGTAAACCAATATCTCGGAGAAGTAGACAGGGCACTTCTAAGCCTAGATTTTTCTATTTCGCCCCAACAATTGCAAATTACCGAAGAAGCAAAGAAGGCTATTAGGTATTGGCAAGCAGCTTGGCTTCGATGGAAGAGTGTACAACACGATTCAGACAGCTGGTCATTACAGGCTGTTCATACAAAGTTAACACCAATTTATGAGGCTGTGTGCTCTTCCAATGTTATGGTATCAGGACTTCTTCATAGAAGGATCTATTTCAGACCGGCCCCATCTGCACCTCTTGAGTTTTATGAAATGCAGACCACCGAACAGATTAAATTAATCTCTGATGACGGTAGCCTGTGGAATTTTGAACAGGTATGGGGAATGCCAATGCCGTTATTTCATGGCAGTGATTCCGACTTGACGAATTCCATGAATAGCAAAGAGAAACGTAATCCCTCACATAACAATTTACCTAATCCTGAAGTGGATTCAGAGATCCATCCGGTTGTTCTATCCTATAGTTATAATCGTGAAGCTGCTGTTGCTTATGCAAATCAGTTTTGGGAAACTCCCAACCCAGCATATCCTTATTTTCAAGATGATTGTACCAACTTTATTTCTCAATGCTTGCATGCAGGTGGAATTCCAATGATATTTACTAATAGTAGAGCAAAAGGATGGTGGTATCGTCATCGCAAAGAGGGGTGGAGTTTTAGTTGGGCCATTGCAAATAGCCTAGAATCATTGTTGGCTAAAGGAGGGGCTCCTTTTTACGCTCAACAAAGAGGAACTCCGCAGGAATTGGAGATTGGCGACATCATTTGTTATGATTTTACTGGGGATGGTAGATGGGATCATAATACAATTGTAGTAGCAAAAGATGAACAGGGATTTCCGTTAGTGAATGCGCACACGTTTAATGCTCAGTATCGTTTTTGGGAGTACTTAGATTCCACTGCTTATACGCCTGCTATTAAATATCGCTTCTTTCATGTGATGGCTGTAGAAAATTGA
- the trmL gene encoding tRNA (uridine(34)/cytosine(34)/5-carboxymethylaminomethyluridine(34)-2'-O)-methyltransferase TrmL: MSLHIVLHEPLIPANTGNIARTCAATGVHLHLIRPLGFSTDDKALKRAGLDYWHAVNISYYDNFEHFAQVHEHKTDRFFFVETNGTRSYSDIDFQPGDFIILGKETSGIPQEIMDRYDSSQIVRIPMGGATRSMNLSNCAAIVTFEGLRQIGFPGLD, encoded by the coding sequence ATGTCTTTACACATCGTACTACATGAACCATTAATTCCAGCCAATACAGGGAATATTGCTAGAACTTGCGCAGCAACTGGTGTTCATTTGCATCTCATACGTCCACTTGGCTTTTCAACTGATGACAAAGCCCTTAAACGAGCAGGATTGGATTATTGGCATGCCGTAAATATCAGTTACTACGATAATTTTGAACATTTTGCCCAAGTTCATGAGCATAAAACAGATCGCTTTTTCTTCGTAGAGACAAATGGGACGAGGTCTTATAGCGATATCGATTTTCAACCTGGTGATTTTATTATCTTGGGTAAAGAAACTAGTGGCATCCCACAAGAGATTATGGATAGATACGATTCTAGTCAAATTGTTCGTATTCCTATGGGAGGCGCAACCAGATCTATGAATTTATCCAACTGTGCTGCCATTGTTACTTTTGAAGGGCTACGGCAGATTGGATTTCCAGGATTGGATTAA
- a CDS encoding methylated-DNA--[protein]-cysteine S-methyltransferase codes for MNVLHYSYMDAPIGGLILVTNQIGVCYIQFGQDETSMHAIQSWAKKWKYTLADQPTPEKHHELHQQLHDYFRGKRKIFSFPIDLHGTMFQKKVWNALLTIPYGETRSYKDIACSIGSDKAVRAVGGANNKNPVSLIVPCHRVIGANGALVGYGGGLSIKEQLLTLEGVLPIVK; via the coding sequence ATGAATGTATTGCATTACTCTTATATGGATGCACCCATTGGGGGATTAATTTTAGTTACTAATCAAATAGGTGTCTGTTATATCCAATTTGGACAAGATGAGACAAGCATGCATGCCATCCAAAGCTGGGCAAAAAAATGGAAATATACATTAGCTGATCAGCCCACTCCAGAAAAACATCATGAACTTCATCAACAATTGCATGATTATTTCCGAGGGAAACGTAAAATATTTTCCTTTCCAATAGATCTGCATGGAACAATGTTTCAGAAAAAAGTTTGGAATGCATTACTTACTATTCCTTATGGTGAGACACGTTCATATAAAGATATTGCTTGTAGTATTGGTTCAGATAAGGCGGTAAGAGCAGTAGGCGGGGCTAATAACAAAAATCCAGTCTCATTGATTGTTCCATGCCATCGAGTAATTGGGGCGAATGGCGCACTGGTCGGATACGGCGGAGGTTTATCAATAAAGGAACAATTGCTTACATTAGAAGGTGTTTTACCAATTGTTAAATAG